In Beijerinckia indica subsp. indica ATCC 9039, the genomic window CAATCCAACGAGAACGAGGGAACGTGAACCAAGACTGGAGATGATCGAATGAGCGCGCCGGTCGTCCGGCGCGTATTCTTGCTGTGGGGGAGAAATCGAATTTACGCCATCGCTCATGCGAGGAAGGTCAACCTGAAGCTGAAGGGTCCGAGCTTCAGTTTAAACTTTCCGCGTCGGGTTTGAAGGCCTAATCTTCGACTCTCAATCCTTGAGTTCGCCGATGTGTTTCTGGCTGTAGAGCTGAACACCGAGCTGCCGAATCAATTCCTGCTGAGTCTCGAGGAAGTCGATATGTTTTTCCTCGTCGATCAGGAGGGAGTCATAGAGCTCCTTGGAGACGCGATCGTGAACCGAGGCGCAATATTCCGCCGCCTCGAGATAAAGCGCGCGCGCTTCAAGTTCCGAAGCCAGATCGCAGGCAATAATCTCTTCGACGGTCTGGCCAATCTTCAACGGATCGAGAACTTGCAGATTGGCGAATCCGTCAAGGAACAGGATGCGATCGACGAAACGGTCGGCATGCTGCATTTCCTCGATCGACTCCTCCCGCCATTTTTTGGCGAGATCCTTGAAGCCCCAATTGTTCAACACGCGGAAATGCAACCAATATTGGTTGATCGAGGTCAATTCGCTCCGCAGGCTGCGATTGAGATAATCGAGGACTTTTTCGTCACCCTTCATATGTCGTCACTCCCTTCCAACCAGGCCATGCCGCAGTGATCATACCAAGGCCAAGCCGGACAATCGGCACCTGAGACAGGGGCGAATGCAACCAACTTATGCTTTGGAATGACAATGCGGCCTGTCCAAGCCCATAACTATAGGGATGTTTGCGGACAATAGAAAGGGGAGGGGCGGAAAAGCGGCCCCGGGAGTAAACATTCAGGAAATGGCGAGAGCCATTGATGAAATTGAATTTATAGTTTTAAGGCGTCCACCCTTTGGTGCGGAAAGTTGTGTGGAAAGACGAATATATTTTTAGACAGAGGAGGTTTCATCGAGGATGGCGTCGCGATCAGGCGCCACCGCGCAAGTCAGATCGCCGGCCATCTCGGACACGCTACAGGATGCGGTGCACGGCGACAAATCCTGAGTCTCGGCTTTGCCCAAAGCTTCGTTGATGAGTTTCCGCACGGTCGCGAAACAGCGCCGGCAATTTGGATTACATCCAAGACATTTATACAGCGCCCCGGGAGTGCGGGGGCACGTTCCACTATCGAGCGTCGCTCTTATTTTGGTGTCGGTCAAGACATTGCAGGAGCATACGATCATCAACGCACTCGGACGGCTTGAGGTCAATTTTCCCGTTTCAAGAAAAGTAGAGAAGTTTTTCTCCTTTCGCAAGTGCAACGCAAAAGATTATAATAGTTCAAAATAAGCAAACTTGAGCCGGCGGCTAGATTAAAACTATTCCAAACCAAGTTGATCTCGGAAGAAGAAGGAAGAAACGTGACGATCGAGTCGAGCATTCTATCGTTCCCTTTTCCATGCACAGTAAATGGACTGCTTCTTCTTATTTTTTGGGCGTCGGCCCAGAGCTTGGGCGTTTTGTCCCATGCTTGGTGAGCCCTTGGACCCCGCCCCACTCTTCTATGCATGATAGCGGCCAAGATCCGGTTCCGTGCCGGATGGCGAGAGCGAGGCCAAATTTTCCCGGCAAAGGCTCAGCTTTTGGCTTCACGCGAAAGTTTCAGATTTTCGCTATTTCTCGGCGCGTGTCATTAAAATCGAGATATTTCATATAAAATCAATAAGTTCTTGACAAAATATCTGCTGAGTGCCTGCCGAAGACGAAAAGAGTATGGGACCTTTCACACCCTTGCCCTTTCGGGAGCCTAGCGGTTAATATCGTGCGGCAGCGATGAGAGACGTTTGCGCCCTTGCCTGAATTTTCGCTTTTTCCAGGATATGGCGTTCAAGGGTGAGGCGAAGAAGCAGGCGCGGCGAGACCTTTGTTCTTCAAGGACATAAGGTGACCGCGAGGAATGCAAGCGATCATGCGGCGGTCTCATAGGGCCGATGCGCGACCGGGATGGGAAAAGAATGTCTCCTTTCACTCCAGGGCCGCAGAGCGGTCTCCACCGCAAGGGTTTGCGCGGACACGGTACGGAACGCCCGCGACGCTCCCTCTGGCAACGTTTTCGGCTTCATCGCTTTTCATCGCGCCTGCTCCACGGCGGGCTTGCGATCGCTGCTGTCGCCACCACGACGCTCACCGACACCGCACAGGCTGCCCCAGGCCTCGTCATCGATCTCGCGTCCGGCAATGTGATCTACCAGTCGGAAGCCACGCGACCCTGGTATCCCGCCTCCCTGACCAAATTGATGACGCTTTATGTGGCTCTCCAGGCGGTGCGCGATCATCGCATCGGGTTTGACACGCCGCTTGTCGTTTCGGCG contains:
- the bfr gene encoding bacterioferritin, giving the protein MKGDEKVLDYLNRSLRSELTSINQYWLHFRVLNNWGFKDLAKKWREESIEEMQHADRFVDRILFLDGFANLQVLDPLKIGQTVEEIIACDLASELEARALYLEAAEYCASVHDRVSKELYDSLLIDEEKHIDFLETQQELIRQLGVQLYSQKHIGELKD